GGCTCAAAAGACACCTCACGGGCTTAAATATGTCGTCCATGAGGCGCCGATCCCGGTCTGTGGCATAACGGATGAGATCATCGCCGCGAGGATAACCAGAGACGTATACCTCAGGTACAAATCCATGACGGGGTTCAACGTGATCTGCTCGCCTCAATGGAACGTGTTCGATCCCAGAGTTGAAAAGAGCGTTCTGGACGAGCAGGGCGATGCGATCAGGGGAAGAGACGGAAAGATCGACATGCGAAAGTTGAGAAAAGCGTGTCGGGAAAAGGCCTTTGAGCTGATAGAGGGGATAACACCGACGTTCAAGAGGCTCGGTATCATCTCAGATTGGGACGAAAAACCTTCCCTGGAGTCGAAATTCGCCTCGAGAACGGCGGAAGCTATAGGTTGTCTATATGATGGAGGCTATCTCTCAAATGAGGTTAAATCTCTGCATTGGTGTGTGATATGCCAGGAACCTGTAGACCCCAAGGAGTCTGTTTTCGGGATCAGAAAATCGATCTCCGCCTATGTAAGATTGCCCCTTTTGAAAGGGCTCGAAAGATTTGGAAGAAAGGTATATCTGATCGCTTTTTCGAGGGAGATGTGGATCTTCCTCGGATCAAGCGCCGTGGTAGCTCGGAATGGAAGATACGTAGCGATGCTATGTGAGGATGGGGTCTACGTGGATTTGGCCTCTTCGCCCTGGATCAGGAAGCTACGGCCAAAAGCTATCAAGGAGATCGATCCGGATGAACTTCAAGGGGTGATCTGCGATCATCCGATAACCGGCAGGGAGATGCCGGTGATTCTCACCGATTCATGGGATGAAGAAGGGGAGGGCGGCTTCTCCGTCATATCGCCCGCTCATAGCCCAGAGGACTATTTCATAGCTCTGGAGCACTGTCTCGAAATAACCCCGATCGTTGATGATGAGGGCAGGCTGAACGAACTGACGGGAGATCTGTGTGAGTCGAGGTTCGATTCCGTGGAGGAATTGATCCGAGATGAGCTTAGGGGAAGAGGATATCTGATCGCCGAGTCGAGGAGGAAAGCGCCGGTGCTATTGTGTCCCTGCTGTGGAGAGCAGACCATCTTTAAGCCTTCCGTCCAGTGGTTTTTCAATTCATACCCCATATCCCTTGGAAGGCTATGGGGTGTGCCGATGTTCGTTATCTATTGTAACAGATGCGAGGGACCGGTTCTCTCCGAGAAGATAGGGAAGCATATAAGGAATTCGCTCAACAGACGCGGGGTGGACTCGTGGTTCAGACTCGATCCGGGGGAAATCCTGCCGGAGGAGATCTCATGTCAGAGATGCGGCTGCGGTGAGTTCCATAAAGCCGAAGGAACGGTTGCGCCGATTTTCGCCTTTGCCGTTAACCAGGCGTATAAGCTTAGCAGGCGCAGGGACAGGGTGAACGTAATCGACCTCATAATCGAACCCTCACCTGTTATGGAAAGATGGCTTCCTATGCTGAAGAAGCTGATGGAACTGCTGTATGATGATGCTCTGATCTCACCTATCATCCTCCCCGTTAACCCGCCGGAACGGGGAGAGGGGCGAGATATCCACGATGAGCTCAGGAGCGGCGATATCGGGAGACTTTCATTTTTCATAGGCCGTTCAAGGGCGGTAGAGATGGTCGGAAACCTGTATGGTCTGTTCGAAAAGATCCTGGAGATGACAAGAGGAATTGAAGGGGAATTCGACTTCGCCAAAATTAATCCCGATGCTCGATCCCTCCTGACGGATTTTGACATCCTGGCGGGAGAGATTATGAGCATGTATGAGTCGCTTAGGATAGAGGAGGCGATAGAGAAGCTGTCGCGTTTTACGTTCGATCGAATCGGCTCTTATCTGGAGAGCGCCCGGAAGGAAAAGGTCTTTCTCACCCTGCTGAAGGAGATATCCGTCGATCTCCTTAAACTATGGGCGCCCATAACACCCTTTATGGCGGAGAGGATATGGTTGGAGATGAACCCTGAAAATGGGGGAAGTTCCATCTTCATGCAGATGATGCCTCTGGGATGGATGGGGGAAAGATGAAACGAATTTATCTGCTTTTAGCCATAGCGATTCCCATAACGGTGCTGGATCAGATCGCAAAGTGGATCGTGCGGTCGAACCTTAAGCCTTGGGAATCAAAGCCGATCATACCCGGATTCCTATATCTCAGCCATGTGGCGAACAGAGGCGCTGCCTTTGGCATAATGAGGGGATTGAGCTGGCTTTTGATACCGATATCTATCCTCGCGATCGTCTTCATATTTCTCTACTACAAGGCATATCGGAAGGATGTGTGGATGAGGATCTCCCTGGGGTTCCTCCTGGGAGGAGCTCTGGGAAACCTTATCGATAGGGTGAGGCTTGGATATGTCGTGGATTTCGTTGACCTCAGGTGGTGGCCTTCCTTTAATTTGGCGGATGCTTCCGTATGCATCGGGGCTATCCTCCTAGCATATAGACTCGGCTTTAGAAAGGTGAAAGAGGATGAAGAAAAGTGGAGGGATATCAATGCGTAGCGCTTCAATCGCTCTAGCCCTCACCTTTATCATCATAGCCTCGTCACTCAATCTATCCTTCGCTCAGGAGGATCAGTCGGCTCAGTATCAGTATTCCGAAGGCACTATACGCCGGTTTGAGATAATCACCCTCGTCTCACTGCCGTTTACCTCCATCCACAGCTACCTGATCGTCAGACTGGTTGAGATGGCGAGGCAGGGAGAGGTGTCGCCAGATCTATCAAATGGGGACTGGCACGCCATCCAGGCCTGTGCTGTCGGGATGGCACTGCTTGTGGGAGTGTGGGACTGGCTTCATACGAGATCTATCGATCGGAACGAGCCGAGGATACCGAACCTAAAACCCCCGAAGGAAAAGGGGAGCGAGGGAACCGAGCTCTCGGCCATCAGGATAAAATTTTGAACGATTTTAACTCCAGCGGTGTCTAATACGACGAGCGATGGAAGAGCTGGTGACCGATACAACCCTGATAGAAAGCCTGCTTGAGGGGAATATCGAGGCACTCGGCGTGCTGTTCGAGAGATACAGGCGCATGGTGTATAACGTCGCCTATAGAATAACCAGATCCCATCATGACGCCAGCGATGTGACGCAGGAGACGTTCATCAAAGTTTTCAAGTCGATATCCCGTTTCAGAGGAGAATCGAACGTCGAGACCTGGATATACCGGATAGCGGTTAATTCCGCTCTCAATCATCTCCGAAAGATGGAGAGGAGGAGGGAAGAACCGTTTGATGACGTGCCGGAAGGGGAGATCCCGCCGACGAAACGCTCATCCGATGATCCCGGGAGATGCCTTGAAAGGAATGAGCTCAGACGGGCGATATCTCAAGCCATGAGGAAACTCTCGCCCGATCACAGGGCCGTGGTGGTACTACACGACGTCGAGGGACTCACCCACGCGGAGATATCGAAGATATTGGGGTGCTCTGAGGGCACCGTGAAATCTCGCCTTCACTATGCTAGGAAAAAGCTCAGGAGGATTTTAAAACCCCTTGTTGAGACGGGGATATGAGACATGAGATTGAGATGCCGAACCGTTAGAGGACTTCTTTCAGAATACATAGATGGGGATCTTCCCCCTGAACTTCATGTGGCTATATCGGCCCACCTATCCGGATGTGAACGGTGCCGCCGGGAGATCGAGGAGCTGCGTAGGACAGTTGAGCTGGTTAGGGAGGAGGAGATTCCTATGCCGTCTGAATCGCATTTCGATGAACTCTGGTCGGGGATAACGGCTGAAATCGAGGAGGTGGCGGTTCACACCGGATTTAAGCTTTATCTTATGCGGGGGCTGAGATCGGTTAGAGAGACGCTGGAAGGGTGGGGGATATCGTGGAAGATCAAGTATGTCGTCGTTACGCTGGCGTTGATCCTACTCTCTTTGATTGTCGACAGGACTCTGTTTCGCCCTTCAGTCGATGAGATACTCTTCAACACCATCCAGAGATCTCTGAGCTCCGAAAAAGCCCCTTTCCTGGCGATTGAGGTGCCGAGGTACTCAAACCGACCGATCACCGCTGACTACAAGACGGGGCTTATACTTAGAAAGGACAAGGGCCGGTTCCAGGTGATGGGGGTGATGATCAATCTCAAGTCGGTTCAGATTAAGGATGGCGTGCTGACACTTGTAGGTGATATCGATCTGAGCAAACCTCCCGAGGGAGATGACCTCCCGAGGTCGGATGGTATACCTGCGCCGGAGCTCAAACTCAAGGATATAGCGTTATCCTCCCCCAGCAGGGTCTGGCTTTCCGATTCCCCTAAGCCCAGGGAAAGCAGGCTATCCGAGAAAAGCCTGCTTAGATCCATGATATACGCCGATACCGATGCGGCCTTCGCTAACGTCTCAATAGGAGATTTAAACTAAACAAACCAGATCAAGGAGGCAGAGAGTATGAATCTGAAAGTTTTGGGTGTGATAGCCGGGATAGTCCTGGCCGTCGTGATGCTTTGGCCCAGCGGAAGCTCTCAGAAAGTCAAGGTCCTTTATGAAGAGGCCGAGCAGTTGCTTTCTGAGGGCAAATATGAGGATGCTATAACTAAATATAACGAAGCCTTGGGTGAATCGAAGAAGTGGGGCGTTAACACCGAGGTCATCGATAAAGATTTCGATAGTCTCGCCAAGTATAAGATCGCCTTCTGCTATGCCAAGCTTGGTGATACGACGGGCGATCTGACATACTATGATAAAGCGCTTAAGTACATCAAGGAGGTCTATGCCAAGGCGATCGTCCCAAAACATAAAGAGGCCGTGACATTCCTGTGGGGACACGTGCTGTTTAAGATGGAGAGATATGAGGAGGCCGAGCCGAAGTTCAGAGAGCTGATCGCCAACTTCCCAAGCAGCACAAACGTCGAGAACGCATGGTATTCGGTCGGCGTGCTCAACTATCAACTTGAAAGGTATGAGGAGGCGAGAAAGGCGTTCAGGGTGATCGTGGACGAGTTCCCAAACTCCAAGTTCAGAGATGACGCCCAATACCGCATTGCACAGTCCTACATGAAGGAGAAGAACTGGGAGATGGCCTATCAGGAGTTCGACAAGATCACACCCGAGATGTTCCCAAAGCAGAGACAGCTTATACCGGAGGCGAGATATAAGGCGGCGTACTGTCTTATGATGCTTAACAGGGACGACGAGGCCCTCTCCAGATACGCCCAGTTCGTCACGGATTATCCCGAAAGCCGCTACATCACCGCCGCCTACTTCGACATGGGAACCATCTACACCCGCCAGAAGGACTACGAGAGCGCCCTGCAGAACTATCAGCTCGCACTGGAAAGCACGGATGATCCGAGGTTGAAAGCCGAGATACAGTACAACATCGGCGAAAACTACTTCGACCAGGAGGATTATGAAAGCGCTTTGGCGGCATACCAAAAGGTCATCCAGGATTATCCCAATAGCTCCTTCGTCCAACCATCTAAGTTCAAAATCGGCGAATGCTACATGAAGATGAAGGACTGGAAGAACGCCGTTCAGGCATATCAGGTCGTGCTGAAAGATTACCCGGGGAGCGAGTATGAGCCGTACTCCACCTTCCAGGTCGGAGAGGCGTATTATCAGTTGGGTGATTATGAGAAAGCGCTGGAATGGTACAAGAAAGCGGTGGACAAATTCCCGAAAGATCCCATAATGCCTTACGCGATGTACGGGATGCTCTGGAGTTTGAGTAAGCTCAAGAGATACGAGGAACTGGAGAAACTGGCAAGGCAGTTTATAGCTGAGCGCAAAAACGATGAGGACTTCGACCTGCAGGCGGCCGAGATGCAGATGAAACTCGGGGATATATACTTC
The sequence above is a segment of the Candidatus Poribacteria bacterium genome. Coding sequences within it:
- a CDS encoding class I tRNA ligase family protein translates to MRQPSWSITKMMKAEEKILKRWEEMEIHKKLAQKTPHGLKYVVHEAPIPVCGITDEIIAARITRDVYLRYKSMTGFNVICSPQWNVFDPRVEKSVLDEQGDAIRGRDGKIDMRKLRKACREKAFELIEGITPTFKRLGIISDWDEKPSLESKFASRTAEAIGCLYDGGYLSNEVKSLHWCVICQEPVDPKESVFGIRKSISAYVRLPLLKGLERFGRKVYLIAFSREMWIFLGSSAVVARNGRYVAMLCEDGVYVDLASSPWIRKLRPKAIKEIDPDELQGVICDHPITGREMPVILTDSWDEEGEGGFSVISPAHSPEDYFIALEHCLEITPIVDDEGRLNELTGDLCESRFDSVEELIRDELRGRGYLIAESRRKAPVLLCPCCGEQTIFKPSVQWFFNSYPISLGRLWGVPMFVIYCNRCEGPVLSEKIGKHIRNSLNRRGVDSWFRLDPGEILPEEISCQRCGCGEFHKAEGTVAPIFAFAVNQAYKLSRRRDRVNVIDLIIEPSPVMERWLPMLKKLMELLYDDALISPIILPVNPPERGEGRDIHDELRSGDIGRLSFFIGRSRAVEMVGNLYGLFEKILEMTRGIEGEFDFAKINPDARSLLTDFDILAGEIMSMYESLRIEEAIEKLSRFTFDRIGSYLESARKEKVFLTLLKEISVDLLKLWAPITPFMAERIWLEMNPENGGSSIFMQMMPLGWMGER
- the lspA gene encoding signal peptidase II — translated: MKRIYLLLAIAIPITVLDQIAKWIVRSNLKPWESKPIIPGFLYLSHVANRGAAFGIMRGLSWLLIPISILAIVFIFLYYKAYRKDVWMRISLGFLLGGALGNLIDRVRLGYVVDFVDLRWWPSFNLADASVCIGAILLAYRLGFRKVKEDEEKWRDINA
- a CDS encoding sigma-70 family RNA polymerase sigma factor; this translates as MEELVTDTTLIESLLEGNIEALGVLFERYRRMVYNVAYRITRSHHDASDVTQETFIKVFKSISRFRGESNVETWIYRIAVNSALNHLRKMERRREEPFDDVPEGEIPPTKRSSDDPGRCLERNELRRAISQAMRKLSPDHRAVVVLHDVEGLTHAEISKILGCSEGTVKSRLHYARKKLRRILKPLVETGI
- a CDS encoding zf-HC2 domain-containing protein, with protein sequence MRLRCRTVRGLLSEYIDGDLPPELHVAISAHLSGCERCRREIEELRRTVELVREEEIPMPSESHFDELWSGITAEIEEVAVHTGFKLYLMRGLRSVRETLEGWGISWKIKYVVVTLALILLSLIVDRTLFRPSVDEILFNTIQRSLSSEKAPFLAIEVPRYSNRPITADYKTGLILRKDKGRFQVMGVMINLKSVQIKDGVLTLVGDIDLSKPPEGDDLPRSDGIPAPELKLKDIALSSPSRVWLSDSPKPRESRLSEKSLLRSMIYADTDAAFANVSIGDLN